The Streptomyces sp. RKAG293 genome includes a region encoding these proteins:
- a CDS encoding peptidoglycan-binding protein — MPFCPRCADLLRCACAAAHGAATADRTTAAQFDQEWVRPYLSLPESAPGEKPPATTDTLTWVVPRVGRESDLPSGRRSPGPPVRASRTAGHRAPRRTRRRRPLRITAVLAGLIGSAAIAGTYALSRGQDARDVSSPPPASRLDVLQVEGTPETTAPPARPRRSLPSRTPGTASPTVRKPVGASTHAGHAAPSTTTAASGAPAEGLQQDGPGTTPSPGTSAPSAERPTLRRYDTGPEVQELQRRLAEIGLWNLVQRGRYDRHLQDAVAEFQATHRVRIDPPGVYGPATRRLLETLTSS, encoded by the coding sequence ATGCCTTTCTGCCCTCGATGCGCTGACCTCCTGCGGTGTGCCTGTGCCGCCGCACACGGCGCCGCCACCGCAGACCGGACCACTGCTGCGCAGTTCGACCAGGAGTGGGTCCGTCCGTACCTCTCGCTGCCCGAATCCGCGCCGGGCGAGAAGCCGCCGGCCACCACGGACACGTTGACGTGGGTCGTACCGCGGGTGGGGCGCGAGAGCGACCTGCCGTCAGGACGCCGATCTCCCGGCCCGCCCGTGCGCGCGTCCAGGACGGCAGGGCACCGGGCGCCCAGACGCACAAGGCGACGGCGTCCCCTCCGGATCACCGCGGTCCTCGCCGGTCTGATCGGCTCCGCGGCGATAGCGGGCACGTACGCGCTCTCCCGGGGCCAGGACGCCCGGGACGTGTCGTCGCCGCCTCCCGCGAGTCGGCTCGATGTCCTCCAGGTGGAGGGGACGCCGGAGACGACCGCCCCGCCGGCCCGACCCCGCAGGTCGCTCCCGAGCCGGACGCCAGGGACGGCGTCGCCCACCGTGCGGAAGCCAGTGGGTGCCTCGACACATGCCGGCCACGCTGCGCCGTCCACGACCACAGCTGCCAGTGGCGCTCCGGCCGAGGGGCTGCAGCAGGACGGGCCAGGTACGACTCCATCCCCCGGTACATCGGCGCCCTCCGCCGAGAGGCCGACACTGCGGCGCTACGACACGGGGCCCGAGGTTCAGGAACTGCAGCGTCGGCTCGCGGAGATCGGCCTCTGGAACCTGGTCCAACGCGGCCGATACGACCGGCACCTGCAGGACGCGGTTGCGGAGTTCCAGGCGACGCACCGCGTCCGAATCGACCCGCCCGGGGTCTACGGCCCGGCCACGCGACGGCTGCTGGAGACCCTCACGTCCTCATAG